TTTAAGTTGaatgtgtctgtgtgtgtgtgtgtgtgttgcgtgtgtgtctgaaaattataaacaattatCAACTAAAACTAAGTGTTTGATGTAATCATATGTTTTTAGACTTAAGTGTAAATTACAAAtagattttcatttgttttgttttattttgctaaGTCAATGAAAAAAAGGTTAAAACAAGAACATGATTATAGATGGTTGCTGCTtggtttaaataaatgaattaccTATGTACTAGAACGTATTAAACTATATTTACCATATTGTATAATTAAAAGATATGCGCAGATTAAAATAAACctatttgaaaaacaaaatccTTCAATATATTGGAGCATTCATTAAAATACAGAAATCTGGGTAAAATATGGGACAACACAAATTTGAACTCAGTCGATTAACTAACGATGCCGGATTTTATTTGGGGCAGGGGGGCGAGGTGttttatcaatttaatattttgtgtaTGTGTAGTACCGATGAGTGTGTGATTGAAACCTGCGTGTAAGTAGAGAGATTATCAGTAAGTCGAAGCACTAGGTGTCCAGCAGTCCACTACTCTCCTGGAGAAGCCTCGTTGAGTTAATGAGTGTGGCAATGGTTTAAATGAACGATTCAGAGTTTTTGGGGCAGGTGCGAGGGAGTGTATAGCTCTATGGCAGTAAATAGTACGTAATAGTTAGAAATTACACATGTATCTAATATAAATATCTATATAAATAGTGTACGATCGATTTTGTCAATGTGAATGCGTTGGTTCAATAACATCATCATCTGTCATCTCTCACTTCTAAATGTTCAacagtttttcattttcgttcaATTATCTTAAGATGCCTTAATGCTTAAGCGCGTTgtttttattatcattattgttattattatctCTCCTTAAATTTTAGCCTTGCTCTAACATAATGAAACGCTAACAAATCCAAAAAGATGCTCATGAGTGTGTGGGGGGCACGGGTGGATCGATCGATCTTTCGATAAAGAGTCTTTGGGGTTGAATCGTAATCGTACAATTTAAAGGCATTTTGCTTTAGGGATCATGGGTCTAATATCAATTTACAATCTGTATAGTCTAGGTCTTTTTGATAAATTTTGttcttaatatataatttcgGTTATTTCACTGACCCAAGAGAAATATTAACTTCATTTGTAACTTATTTTGGTAATGCCAAAGACTGAAATTGACATTAGACATTAGACCTATTTCTGAGGCAAACTTGTTAGAATTTACATTGATTACTCTTCGTCCCTGGCTGGAACCACCCTTGAGTGTGGGTTGTGTGGGTATCGGGTATCGCTATCCGTTATGATATTTTGAACTAACAGTTTATATACTTTTCCTCAAATAAGATCTAAGCTCGGGGATGGCCAGAACCGGTGTCAAATATCTCTGTCCATTCTGATTTAGGTTGCCGGAATTCGTAATAATTGAATTGGTCTTACCAAAAATATAAGTGGTTGCAATATTGCTATGGTTttcgtaataaaatttgtaaatttataaaattccGGCAACCTATCACATGGAAAGAGGTctgaaaacaattttgcaGTGGTTCAAGGCAAGGCAATCTACGTATAAAAGCTAAGAAAGAGTTCCTCGAGCCAAAAACCAGTTTAGCCCAGGTCTTATTTTAACGATTCTCTGCCCTGAACATGTTAAATAGTCTTCGTTTTAAGGCTGTACCGCATCCCCTTTCGCGAGCTCCTGGAGAGCTCTTCCTCAGAAGGCCAACCAGGGATGGTGCAATAGTGACTCCTTGGATCGGTCCCCGTAGTCGTAGGTCAGCTCCTCGCCCGGCTCGATGTCGTCCTTGGCCAGGAGTACGAGGTGAGGCCGCTGTTTGATAAGTACTACTTTGGTCATTAGGTTACCAGCCCGCGAGTGATTGATAAGGCGCCCCAGCTTGCCGGTATCCACGGTTGCATCGATGCAGTACTGCTGGGTCTTGTGCTTGAAGTAGTACATATAGCACCCAGCATTCTCGTCCAGCGCATAGCGTTTCTCCCGCTCCGCGGCTTCGCTTATAGAGATGAGATCTCCCACATACTCGACCACAAACTCGTTACGTTTGAAGGGCCGATCGGCGACCACTCCTCTTCCCTTGCCCATGAAGTGGCGTACTTGGAGACCCTCGCAACGCTCTTCCAGCACTGCTTGCTCCAAGCCCCGCATCCATTCCTCCTTGACGGCCGTCTTAGTCTTGCGCACACTCCTTCGCACAGGGAAGAAGTCGGTCATCTCACGGTTGCCGTTGGTGGCAGCCAAAGGCAGTGGCGGTTGTCCCTTCGTTGGCCCCTTGCTTTTGGTCTTTGATTTCACTGGCGCAGGCTTGAGCATGGCTTTCATGCCTGCTTTATTGCTGTTCGCTGTGGCTGGTGCTTTGTTCTGGTTTTCGCGCTCCTCGGCAGCCTTGAGCAGAGCTCGAacgtcgtcctcgtcctcctcttcatcatcgtcgtcgtctaGCACCACGACGATgtcatcctgctgctgctgatgctgttgtgGCGGTGGTTTCTGTAGCTGTGGCTGTTGCTGGTAAGGCGCTTGTGGCTTTGGCTGGTTCAGTCTTCGGCGCGACTTGCAGGCGGCCACCGCTGCTGTAGTGGCCGGCAGTTTTCGAGGGGATTTGCGTGGCGACAACGGGTCCGTAGATCCGACCTTGCAAATACCTCCAGTTACCTTCAAAGCCGTTTTGATTGGCGAGGGGCAGAGTATGCGATGCGGTGTGGCTGGTTTTCTGCGTCGTGGTTGCCCCGCTGGCGATTCTGTATTGGCGGTGAGTCCACAGGCCACGCCGCTGTCGCAGGAACTACTGTCATGTTGATCCAAATCGAAGTGCGGCGCGTCCAGCGGCTCCTTTTGTCCATTCAGGCTTACTATTTGATTGAAGCGCCCATTAAGACAGGCGTTTAGCACCGACGGAGGTGATGAGAATACGGCTCCGGCCAGTTCAAAACTCCGATTGATCTTTATGCTGGATGCTTTAGTGGGCGTGCGATCAATGTCCAGGGTCAGTACCGGTTCCTGCAGGAAGATGTTGtcggtgctgctgctgtgcgtGGAACTATGGCTGTCCCTCAGCGCAGAACGATGTGTCTGGAAGTCGGCCAGAGAGCCCAGTCCTTCGTGCGGCTCTGCGACCTTTTTGATGTGTGGAATTTCTGGGATCTGTTGAATCTCCTGCATGGCCACCATGTCATGTTGATAGCAGGGCGAATTTGAGGAGGCTCTGGAACTGCCATCGAATAATAGCTCCTCCACCACCTGCTGCAGTTCCTCATCCATAAGTTTTTGTTCTGCCTTGGCATCTACTTCGTCGGCAAAGGGAAGGTTTTCATTTATCTGCTGGTCTGCCAGCTTTAGCACCTCGTCATCAAGTTTAATGTGTCCATTTAGCTCCTCGTCGTCTAGTTTCAGCTCCTGATCTCCTAGATCCAGCTGCTCTCCTGTGTGTATTGTCTTTTGGAAATCCTTAGCGGCAGCATTGGCTTTGAAAAAGTTCTCAATGGTGCGAGTTTGTGAGCGTGTGGCCAAGGGAACGCCTAAAAAACAAAGGGGTATTTTAGCCACCACAGTTAACCTAAAAAATGCGAGAGGCGCACTCACCTATTGTGCGACCCGCTTTGTTGTCTTTGTTGTGTGCCATCATTGTGGCTTCCGGCAGTTGGCCATTTTGAGTGACCTTCATCAAACGGCAGTCTTTCCGCTTGGGGCTGGCAAAATACTGATCCTCCAGCAGATTTCCCGCCACATTTAGTGGCAGTGCTTGGTCAACAGGAATTCCCGATCCCGAGGAGGCTCCACCAGAGGAAGAGGATGTGGTCTCCTTGGCGGGCCGTTGTCGTCTTCGCACCATTATCATTTAAAATGGGTTTGGGGCGCGTGATCGCTGGGTGGGCGGTAGTTACTTGGCTTTTGATTTGGCGTTGGCGCGTTTTTATGGACACGCGTTTTTACCTCTCACACGCACACGCGGAAAAACCAAACTGCAATTACCTGAGGGCCaccgaaaaacaaacaacaaaataaactcAGAACTCATAAAACAATTGCACATTAcatgtgtgttttttttttcctcctcTTCCTTCTTCCTCTCCTACTCTCGCTCTCTGCCTTGCACTTTTCTCCTCTTCTCGCCCCTCTTGCGTACAGTTTTCGCCACTGAAAAAACGTCgtcgttattgttgttgtgcgaAGCGAGCGAAAGAGGAAGAAGACcaaaagaaggaaaaagaaaGAGGGAAAATAATGTGATTTCCCGCAAATGCACCTCGTTCGGAAAACTGTCGTCATACGCAGCAGCGCATTTTCAATCGGATGCGATCGACTTTATGCATGGCAGCATTTCGATGGCGGGGGAAATTAATTGTTGCACTTTTCCGCAaactttttttgttctttcttTTTGCGTCGGTTAGTGTTACCAGATTGCGCATCTGCTTTCACCCCTAGTATACGCAGCCTCATTTAAGTTATACCAAATTCGGTATATTTTTTTAGCATGTCTTCAGTCAGTGCTGGAAAACACTCAATTATAAAAGATTTGAAATAGAAAATTTTGTTGGCAAGgcttataataaattaattgtaaatCAAGAAATTTATAGAGCACTATTTCTGAAATACTTGTgtagaatttattaaatattataaaatacatttttgctaattttcaTCTTAAGGTACGAATGGAACCTGCAACTTTTCAACTTAAACTCAAATGAGTCAACCTTCTGttataaaactaattttaaattatttaaaatgtaatgaaataaataaatattaaaaaaaggtTAGGAAggatttaataataattaaatataattttcgtaatttttaatttttcttttatctatctaatcaaaatactgatttcGGAAATTAAAAGAGGTAGTTTAGTAATTCATAAAAATCCTCTGATTTATTAAtcatttaaaacaattttttttacatttttgtagcATTTTTTGCTAGTTTAACAATAGGTTTCACATCAAGTGGCCACCTCGAACGGATCGTGGCTAATGTTTTCCAAACACATTGGGCTCCGCCGAAGCTCCTCCAGCGGCACTCAGCTCCTCGAGAAGTTCATTCGACTGGCGATGTCTGTTCGGTACATTGGCACTGGAGTACAAAGCATTCTCGTTGTTTATGCTGCCAAGTCTGGGATGGGCGCTGCTCTCGGGATCCGGATCCACTCGGTTGGCATTGAAGTCCGATCCTGGGACACAGTTTCTGGCAATCAGGGAACGCTGCAGCTGCGACAGGCAACTGGGGGAggattttcaaaaatattactttattgttttcatcctttacaaatatttatttaatagctttttttaaagaaattagtAATGATGCCTTATTTATTagatttaaatattaagcttttcttaaattttgttgtttgatgGGGAATGTAGGGTtctcttaatttttttttaaataaatgggGTTTTTATAGTTGGTTTTGTGTTGATTTGAAAAGCGTATTATGTGACAGTTTTGAGTTACTCTTTCGACCAAACTTACCGCTCCAGTCGGCGTTCGCCGCTCCAATCCTGCAGATCGTAGAGATCCGAGAGTCCCAGCTCGCTGCTACGGTGGAGGTGACCGGTGGTCAGGAGGGGTGATGCGGCGTTGAAGGACCTCTTGCCATTGGTCCATCCCCGGGAGTATTGGAAGGTCTGGCCCATGCACATGGACAGCGTGAAGAGGAAgagtggcagcagcaggaggcgCAACATGTTTCCGCAGAAGTTAGTCCTGTTCACAGGACACTCGACTAGTTGCTTTCGCGTTCGAACCACAATTGCGTCTGAAGTATTGATGCTCCTCGCCGGGCTTTTATATCGATGGATGCCACAGGATGCGCGGTTAGTCTGCCGTCAGAATCCTTGCTTCAATGCCCTCCAGAAACACACACTTACCCAGATTAACCGGGGATTATTAGCACCCAATTGTTTCAAGTTAGCTGTTAGCGCCCACATGTGACCACGCCCCCAGCACCCACCACCGCCCCTTCTCGGGACAGCTGGCTGCTCAAACTGAATGCATTTGCTGATTGGAAAACTACCACTTTTCCCGGGCAAAATCAGAAAGTGGGTGGCACAAGCCAAAggcttaaaataaaatgcttgaGCCGAAAAAGTAATTTTCTCGCCCGGCCGAAGGGAGTAAAGTGAGCAAATTGGAGTTGGATCACCTCAGGCAAATGGATTTGCAGATGGACTGGCCAAAAATAGCGTTTTCCAAGGCAAAGATAAAGTGTGTAattaagttatattttaatatgctTAATATCTTCGGCAAATGCAAGCTAAAGTATACACAATGTTAGACTCGTTGGGAATATGAAacacaaaatatacaaattgtctataaatatacaaaaatatacaatttatattataaatatcaaaaatatatataacattcACTGGCATCAAGTACGTTACAGACTAGTTATTTCGCTATCAGGCACATTTGCCCGATTGGCGCCATTTGCTCCATTTGCTCCATTTGCTCCATTTGCTCCATTTTGCTCCATTTCCACGACACTCTTTTCCTCGTTGGCTTTTCGTCGTCGCAAAAGGAAATAGCACACACtgttattaaacaaaataattactaTTATGGCATAATA
This genomic stretch from Drosophila yakuba strain Tai18E2 chromosome 3R, Prin_Dyak_Tai18E2_2.1, whole genome shotgun sequence harbors:
- the LOC6537320 gene encoding histone-lysine N-methyltransferase PR-Set7 — encoded protein: MIMVRRRQRPAKETTSSSSGGASSGSGIPVDQALPLNVAGNLLEDQYFASPKRKDCRLMKVTQNGQLPEATMMAHNKDNKAGRTIGVPLATRSQTRTIENFFKANAAAKDFQKTIHTGEQLDLGDQELKLDDEELNGHIKLDDEVLKLADQQINENLPFADEVDAKAEQKLMDEELQQVVEELLFDGSSRASSNSPCYQHDMVAMQEIQQIPEIPHIKKVAEPHEGLGSLADFQTHRSALRDSHSSTHSSSTDNIFLQEPVLTLDIDRTPTKASSIKINRSFELAGAVFSSPPSVLNACLNGRFNQIVSLNGQKEPLDAPHFDLDQHDSSSCDSGVACGLTANTESPAGQPRRRKPATPHRILCPSPIKTALKVTGGICKVGSTDPLSPRKSPRKLPATTAAVAACKSRRRLNQPKPQAPYQQQPQLQKPPPQQHQQQQDDIVVVLDDDDDEEEDEDDVRALLKAAEERENQNKAPATANSNKAGMKAMLKPAPVKSKTKSKGPTKGQPPLPLAATNGNREMTDFFPVRRSVRKTKTAVKEEWMRGLEQAVLEERCEGLQVRHFMGKGRGVVADRPFKRNEFVVEYVGDLISISEAAEREKRYALDENAGCYMYYFKHKTQQYCIDATVDTGKLGRLINHSRAGNLMTKVVLIKQRPHLVLLAKDDIEPGEELTYDYGDRSKESLLHHPWLAF
- the LOC6537321 gene encoding pro-corazonin — encoded protein: MLRLLLLPLFLFTLSMCMGQTFQYSRGWTNGKRSFNAASPLLTTGHLHRSSELGLSDLYDLQDWSGERRLERCLSQLQRSLIARNCVPGSDFNANRVDPDPESSAHPRLGSINNENALYSSANVPNRHRQSNELLEELSAAGGASAEPNVFGKH